The Mobula birostris isolate sMobBir1 chromosome 1, sMobBir1.hap1, whole genome shotgun sequence genome contains a region encoding:
- the zbtb14 gene encoding zinc finger and BTB domain-containing protein 14, with translation MGEVVKYNDDEHKNAFLKTLNEQRLEGEFCDIAIVVEDVKFRAHRCVLAACSTYFKKLFKKLEVDSSSVIEIDFLRSDIFEEVLNYMYTSKISVKREDVNLMMSSGQILGIKFLDKLCIQKRDVSPQQNAARRKSRYPYSISAKIHRPSVNSTDEEIEEIGDQLEGQSEEAVEEAVPNPDDGKTQANGLRVQEAILKELGSEEVRKVNCFGSEVETIESTEPKDVTPQPPPTLAFNDSMSGVKEEQAPGWTANTDVKFEYLLYGDRDQFSCQSCGKTFTDETRLRKHEKLHSADRPFVCDICSKAFTTQAHLKEHLKIHTGFKPYGCDVCGKSFIRAPDLKKHERVHSNERPFACHMCDKAFKHKSHLKDHERRHRGEKPFVCGSCTKAFAKASDLKRHENNMHSERKQVPTSVIASETEQLQAAAMAAETEQNLESIACN, from the coding sequence ATGGGCGAAGTAGTGAAGTACAATGACGACGAGCACAAAAACGCTTTCCTGAAAACACTGAATGAGCAACGGTTAGAAGGAGAATTCTGTGACATAGCCATCGTGGTGGAAGATGTTAAATTCCGAGCCCACAGATGTGTCTTGGCAGCGTGTAGCACCTACTTCAAGAAATTGTTTAAGAAACTCGAGGTCGATAGTTCCTCGGTGATCGAGATTGATTTTTTGCGTTCTGACATATTTGAAGAAGTACTGAATTACATGTACACCTCCAAAATCtctgtgaagagagaagatgTGAATTTGATGATGTCTTCTGGACAAAtccttggaatcaaatttttagaTAAATTATGTATTCAGAAGCGTGATGTATCTCCTCAGCAGAACGCAGCTCGCCGGAAGAGTCGGTACCCCTACAGCATAAGTGCCAAGATCCACCGGCCCTCAGTGAATAGCACCGATGAGGAGATAGAAGAGATTGGAGATCAACTTGAAGGACAGTCAGAGGAGGCAGTCGAAGAAGCTGTACCTAATCCCGATGATGGAAAGACCCAAGCAAATGGACTGCGTGTTCAGGAAGCTATTTTGAAGGAACTTGGAAGTGAAGAAGTTCGTAAAGTCAACTGCTTTGGTTCTGAAGTGGAAACCATTGAATCAACTGAACCCAAGGATGTGACTCCTCAGCCTCCTCCAACTCTCGCTTTCAATGATAGCATGAGTGGGGTCAAGGAAGAGCAAGCACCAGGCTGGACGGCAAACACTGATGTGAAATTTGAATATTTGTTGTATGGCGACAGGGATCAGTTCAGTTGTCAGTCCTGTGGCAAGACTTTCACTGATGAAACTCGTTTGAGGAAACATGAGAAATTACATTCTGCTGATCGACCATTTGTGTGTGACATCTGCTCAAAGGCTTTCACCACACAGGCTCACTTGAAAGAACATCTCAAGATTCACACCGGTTTCAAACCCTATGGGTGTGACGTGTGCGGAAAATCTTTCATTCGAGCCCCTGATCTAAAAAAACATGAACGTGTCCACAGTAATGAGAGACCCTTTGCATGTCACATGTGTGACAAAGCTTTTAAACACAAGTCTCATCTGAAAGACCATGAGCGGAGGCATCGAGGTGAGAAGCCATTTGTTTGTGGTTCCTGTACCAAAGCTTTTGCTAAAGCTTCTGATTTAAAGAGACATGAAAACAATATGCACAGTGAACGCAAGCAAGTACCCACAAGTGTGATTGCCAGTGAGACAGAGCAGTTGCAAGCTGCAGCAATGGCAGCTGAAACGGAGCAAAACCTGGAAAGTATAGCCTGTAATTAA